In Inquilinus sp. Marseille-Q2685, the following proteins share a genomic window:
- the larB gene encoding nickel pincer cofactor biosynthesis protein LarB — translation MSRDGEVTLDFGRGGRIGQDEAIYCGEKSAAQIATILDLAEGAGAGLLLTRLDAAKLDALPAGRRGRIDYCPVSRTGFFGPLRPVEAAGQVAILSAGTSDVPVAREAERTLRHAGQQASLFTDIGVAGLWRLTDRLDEIRAHPVVIVVAGMDAALASVVGGLVAGPVICVPTSVGYGVAAGGRAALDAMLASCAPGLSVCNIDNGYGAACAALRLLNAVRRLRERP, via the coding sequence ATGAGCCGGGACGGAGAGGTTACGCTCGACTTCGGCCGCGGCGGCCGGATCGGCCAGGACGAGGCGATCTACTGCGGAGAGAAATCCGCCGCCCAGATCGCGACGATCCTGGACCTGGCCGAGGGCGCCGGGGCCGGCCTGCTGCTGACCCGCCTCGATGCGGCGAAGCTGGACGCCCTGCCGGCGGGCCGGCGCGGCCGCATCGATTACTGCCCGGTGTCGCGCACCGGCTTCTTCGGCCCGCTGCGGCCGGTCGAGGCCGCGGGCCAGGTGGCGATCCTGTCGGCCGGCACCTCCGACGTGCCGGTGGCGCGCGAGGCGGAGCGCACCCTGCGCCATGCGGGCCAGCAGGCCAGCCTGTTCACCGATATCGGCGTGGCCGGGCTGTGGCGGCTGACCGACCGGCTGGACGAGATCCGCGCCCATCCGGTGGTGATCGTCGTCGCCGGGATGGATGCGGCGCTGGCCAGCGTGGTCGGCGGGCTGGTGGCGGGGCCGGTGATCTGCGTCCCGACCTCGGTCGGCTACGGCGTCGCCGCCGGCGGCCGCGCCGCGCTGGACGCCATGCTGGCCAGCTGCGCCCCCGGTCTCTCGGTCTGCAACATCGACAACGGCTACGGCGCCGCCTGCGCCGCGCTGCGCCTGCTCAACGCCGTCCGCCGGCTGCGCGAGCGGCCGTAG
- a CDS encoding alpha/beta hydrolase, whose product MSPFHSKRVLLLATLLASAAPAIASAAPAAPIRNIVLVHGAWVDASGWKPVYDILTRDGFHVTMVQQPLTSLADDVAATRRVLDQQDGPTVLVAHSYGGSIITEAGEDPHVAALVYVAAHAPDVGEDEAALGKNMPSFTSQQPGAIVKTADGYTHLRPDLFPADFAADLPLDQARFEAQSQVPTAAAVFSAPMTAAAWKTKPSWGIVAAADKIINPDLERFYYERAHSQVTVLEGASHSVYESRPKEVAAVIEQAARSAATVAAR is encoded by the coding sequence ATGTCTCCGTTCCACAGCAAGCGCGTCCTCCTGCTGGCAACCCTGCTGGCCTCTGCCGCTCCGGCCATCGCTTCGGCCGCGCCCGCCGCGCCGATCAGGAACATCGTGCTGGTCCACGGCGCCTGGGTCGACGCCTCCGGCTGGAAGCCGGTCTACGACATCCTGACCCGGGACGGCTTCCACGTGACCATGGTGCAGCAGCCGCTGACCAGCCTGGCGGACGACGTCGCCGCCACCAGGCGCGTCCTCGACCAGCAGGACGGGCCCACCGTGCTGGTGGCCCACAGCTATGGCGGGTCGATCATCACCGAGGCCGGCGAGGACCCGCATGTCGCGGCCCTGGTCTATGTCGCGGCCCATGCGCCGGATGTCGGCGAGGACGAGGCCGCCCTCGGCAAGAACATGCCGAGCTTCACCTCGCAGCAGCCAGGCGCGATCGTGAAGACGGCGGACGGCTACACCCATCTGCGGCCCGACCTGTTCCCCGCCGATTTCGCGGCCGATCTGCCGCTCGACCAAGCGAGGTTCGAGGCGCAGTCCCAGGTCCCGACTGCAGCGGCAGTGTTCTCCGCGCCGATGACCGCAGCCGCCTGGAAGACCAAGCCGAGCTGGGGCATCGTCGCCGCCGCCGACAAGATCATCAATCCGGACCTCGAGCGCTTCTACTACGAGCGCGCCCACAGCCAGGTCACCGTGCTCGAGGGCGCCAGCCATTCGGTCTACGAGTCCCGCCCCAAGGAAGTCGCCGCCGTCATCGAGCAGGCCGCCCGGTCGGCCGCGACGGTTGCCGCCCGGTAA
- a CDS encoding response regulator transcription factor → MSHSPVIAIVDDDQAIREALEDLLSSLGYRALPFASAEDFLAFPGRSDVACMVVDVRMGGMTGLDLQARLNVEGSPSPVIFMTSYTDAATRSKALAGGAHGFLEKPVDAEVLIGCLASALRREIRPD, encoded by the coding sequence GTGTCCCATTCCCCCGTCATCGCCATCGTCGACGACGACCAGGCCATCCGCGAGGCGCTGGAGGATCTCCTGTCCTCACTGGGCTACCGCGCCCTGCCTTTCGCGTCGGCGGAGGATTTCCTGGCGTTTCCGGGCCGGTCCGACGTGGCCTGCATGGTCGTCGACGTCCGGATGGGGGGCATGACCGGCCTCGATCTGCAGGCGCGGCTGAACGTGGAAGGCAGCCCGTCCCCGGTGATCTTCATGACCTCCTACACCGACGCGGCGACGCGGTCGAAGGCTCTGGCCGGCGGCGCCCACGGCTTCCTGGAGAAGCCGGTCGATGCCGAGGTGCTGATCGGATGCCTGGCGTCGGCGCTGCGGCGCGAGATCCGGCCGGACTGA
- a CDS encoding response regulator transcription factor — translation MKAPAATTSAATPLVLIVDDDEAIREALSDLLRSVGIEAKSFGSTRELLDAAPTDRPGCLILDVRLPGLSGLDLQAQLARSGNTRPIIFMTGHGDIPMSVRAMKAGALDFLTKPFRDQDMLDAVTAAIEKDLAQRREAAAAKEVAALAATLTPREAEVMAAVVKGLMNKQIAGLLGISEITVKLHRGNVMRKMEVRSVADLVRKAELLGL, via the coding sequence ATGAAAGCACCAGCCGCGACGACATCCGCCGCCACGCCTCTCGTCCTCATCGTCGACGACGACGAGGCGATCCGCGAGGCGCTGTCCGATCTGCTGCGCTCGGTCGGCATCGAGGCGAAGAGCTTCGGCTCGACCCGGGAGCTGCTCGACGCCGCCCCGACCGACCGGCCCGGCTGCCTGATCCTCGATGTCCGCCTGCCGGGGCTCAGCGGGCTGGACCTGCAGGCCCAGCTGGCGCGCAGCGGCAACACCCGGCCGATCATCTTCATGACCGGCCACGGCGATATCCCGATGAGCGTCAGGGCGATGAAGGCCGGGGCCCTGGACTTCCTGACCAAGCCCTTCCGCGACCAGGACATGCTGGACGCGGTGACCGCCGCCATCGAGAAGGATCTGGCGCAGCGCCGGGAGGCCGCGGCGGCGAAGGAGGTTGCGGCTCTGGCCGCCACCCTGACCCCGCGCGAGGCCGAGGTCATGGCGGCGGTGGTGAAAGGCCTGATGAACAAGCAGATCGCCGGCCTGCTCGGCATCAGCGAGATCACGGTCAAGCTGCACCGCGGCAACGTCATGCGGAAGATGGAGGTCCGGTCGGTCGCCGACCTGGTGCGGAAGGCCGAGCTGCTGGGGCTGTGA
- a CDS encoding ATP-binding protein: MNRDTAELPGSAGLEPGQGAGLGWGWISSNRRRWHRLLALLLGSAVFVVDTFTDVTGAIAVLYVLVMLIASDTVSRRGLILLALTCAGLALVAFATSHGLEADVSAAVRFGISLAAILVTTALLLRDQASKQSLVKANAALARSEARYRSIFEQAPVALWEQDYSEVRAMLTALRQQGVRDLAAHARAHPAFARDCIRRIRTVRVNDATAELLRLSSPAEALGPLERFLPADDPALLAVLMAVTEGSSQFEGKGKLVAADGQVLTVLLGVAFPDEADEFDRVVVATVDVTQREQIQQTQLAVQAELARASRAATVGALSASIAHELNQPLGAVVMNAQTCLRWLGKDPPDIEAAARAAERTVRDGRRAAEIVQRTRGQLVRDQRRDEAIDLRELIEETVALLETELTAHAATVVTRFAPAVPPIRADRVALQQVLINLVTNGAHAMAETQIAARELTISVDGPADADAPEVRVGIRDRGKGIPDEVQAKLFEPFFTTKRGGMGMGLAICRSTIETYGGRLTARTHEQGGAVFEFALPADTAEAS, from the coding sequence ATGAACCGCGACACCGCAGAGCTGCCCGGCAGCGCCGGTCTCGAGCCGGGGCAAGGCGCCGGGCTGGGCTGGGGATGGATCAGCTCCAACCGGCGCCGATGGCATCGTCTCCTGGCGCTCCTCCTGGGTTCGGCCGTCTTCGTCGTTGACACCTTCACCGACGTCACCGGGGCCATCGCCGTCCTCTATGTGCTGGTGATGCTGATCGCCTCGGACACCGTCTCGCGGCGTGGCCTTATCCTGCTGGCGCTGACCTGCGCCGGTCTCGCCCTGGTCGCCTTCGCGACCTCGCACGGGCTGGAGGCCGATGTCTCGGCCGCGGTGCGCTTCGGCATCTCGCTGGCCGCGATCCTGGTCACCACGGCCCTGCTGCTGCGCGACCAGGCGTCGAAGCAGTCCCTGGTAAAGGCCAACGCCGCCCTGGCCCGCAGCGAGGCGCGCTACCGCTCGATCTTCGAGCAGGCCCCGGTCGCGCTGTGGGAGCAGGACTACTCCGAGGTCCGGGCCATGCTCACGGCACTGCGGCAGCAGGGCGTGAGGGATCTCGCCGCCCATGCCCGCGCGCACCCGGCTTTCGCCCGCGACTGCATCCGCCGGATCCGTACCGTGCGCGTCAACGACGCGACGGCGGAGCTGCTGCGGCTGTCTTCGCCGGCCGAGGCGCTGGGCCCGCTCGAGCGCTTCCTGCCGGCCGACGATCCTGCCCTGCTGGCGGTCCTGATGGCGGTGACCGAGGGCAGCAGCCAGTTCGAGGGGAAGGGAAAGCTGGTCGCCGCGGACGGGCAGGTGCTGACCGTCCTTCTCGGCGTCGCCTTCCCGGACGAGGCGGACGAGTTCGACCGCGTGGTCGTCGCCACGGTGGATGTAACCCAGCGCGAGCAGATCCAGCAGACGCAGCTGGCCGTGCAGGCCGAGCTGGCGCGGGCCTCGCGTGCGGCGACGGTCGGTGCGCTGTCGGCCTCGATCGCGCATGAGCTCAACCAGCCGCTGGGCGCCGTGGTGATGAACGCCCAGACCTGTCTGCGCTGGCTCGGCAAGGATCCGCCCGATATCGAGGCGGCGGCACGGGCGGCGGAGCGGACGGTGCGCGACGGCCGGCGGGCCGCCGAGATCGTGCAGCGCACCCGCGGTCAGCTGGTCCGCGACCAGCGCAGGGACGAGGCGATCGACCTGCGCGAGCTGATCGAGGAGACGGTCGCGCTGCTGGAGACCGAGCTGACCGCCCACGCCGCGACCGTCGTCACCCGGTTCGCGCCGGCGGTGCCGCCGATCCGGGCCGACCGCGTGGCGCTGCAGCAGGTGCTGATCAACCTGGTGACCAACGGCGCCCACGCCATGGCCGAAACCCAGATCGCGGCGCGCGAGCTGACGATCAGCGTCGACGGTCCCGCCGACGCTGACGCGCCGGAGGTGCGCGTCGGCATCCGCGATCGCGGCAAGGGCATTCCCGATGAGGTCCAGGCCAAGCTGTTCGAGCCCTTCTTCACGACCAAGCGGGGCGGCATGGGAATGGGGCTTGCGATCTGCCGCTCGACGATCGAGACATATGGTGGACGGTTGACGGCCAGGACTCACGAGCAAGGGGGAGCGGTGTTCGAATTCGCGCTGCCGGCGGACACCGCGGAAGCGTCATGA
- a CDS encoding sugar ABC transporter ATP-binding protein, whose amino-acid sequence MPVFEARSVSKFFPGVKALQGVSLTLEPGSIHALLGENGAGKSTLIKIITGVHRPDEGQLLLDGKPVEFGGPRDATAHRIGVVHQERNLIPRFSVGENIALEQLAAHPLRRVDYAKVNETARHWLKVLDLDIDPRIPVSQLSVAKMQLVEIAKALSLKSRVLLLDEPTAALTPHETDILFGLLRRLRDEGVSMLFVSHKLEEVQAICDRVTVLRDGRNACESRSMEGLGRQDLVRLMIGRGELIADWPARDHSQATAALRLQGVSTGLGHRDVDLTLRRGEIVGLYGLVGAGRTELAKCILGQFPVTAGTVEVEGRPAKIRDVADAIHRFGIGYVSEDRKQEGLVLMHSVLENAGITVWRRLAGRLGFLTDGMVRAKTEPFIKRLAVRTPSLGQLVGNLSGGNQQKISVAKWLAAGVKVLIVDEPSVGIDIKTKAELHQLLRELSETGTAILLITSDMPEMITLADRIVVMNAYRIEGEITNTRDYRAMSEGIMNLIHRVEAA is encoded by the coding sequence ATGCCGGTGTTCGAGGCGCGCAGCGTCAGCAAGTTCTTCCCCGGCGTGAAGGCGCTGCAGGGCGTCTCCCTGACGCTGGAGCCGGGGTCGATCCACGCCCTGCTGGGCGAGAACGGCGCCGGCAAGTCGACGCTGATCAAGATCATCACCGGCGTGCACCGGCCCGATGAGGGGCAGCTGCTGCTCGATGGCAAGCCGGTCGAGTTCGGCGGCCCGCGCGACGCCACCGCCCACCGGATCGGCGTGGTGCATCAGGAACGCAACCTGATCCCGCGCTTCTCGGTCGGCGAGAATATCGCGCTGGAGCAGCTGGCGGCCCATCCGCTGCGCCGGGTCGACTACGCCAAGGTCAACGAGACCGCGCGGCACTGGCTCAAGGTGCTGGACCTCGACATCGATCCGCGAATCCCGGTCTCCCAGCTCAGCGTCGCCAAGATGCAGCTGGTGGAGATCGCCAAGGCGCTGTCGCTGAAGTCCCGCGTGCTGCTGCTGGACGAGCCGACGGCGGCCCTGACCCCGCACGAGACCGACATCCTGTTCGGCCTGCTGCGCCGGCTGCGCGACGAGGGCGTCAGCATGCTCTTCGTCAGCCACAAGCTGGAGGAGGTGCAGGCGATCTGCGACCGGGTGACGGTGCTGCGCGACGGCCGCAACGCCTGCGAGAGCCGGTCGATGGAAGGCCTCGGCCGGCAGGACCTGGTGCGGCTGATGATCGGCCGGGGCGAGCTGATCGCCGACTGGCCGGCGCGCGACCATTCCCAGGCCACAGCGGCGCTGCGGCTGCAGGGCGTGTCGACCGGCCTGGGCCACCGCGACGTCGACCTGACCCTGCGCCGCGGCGAGATCGTCGGCCTGTACGGGCTGGTCGGGGCCGGGCGGACCGAGCTGGCGAAATGCATCCTCGGCCAGTTCCCGGTGACCGCCGGCACGGTCGAGGTCGAGGGCCGTCCCGCGAAGATCCGCGACGTCGCCGACGCCATCCACCGCTTCGGCATCGGCTATGTCAGCGAGGACCGCAAGCAGGAAGGCCTGGTGCTGATGCATTCGGTGCTGGAGAATGCCGGCATCACCGTGTGGCGCCGGCTGGCCGGCCGCCTCGGCTTCCTGACCGACGGCATGGTGCGGGCGAAGACCGAGCCCTTCATCAAGCGGCTGGCGGTGCGCACCCCGTCGCTGGGCCAGCTGGTCGGCAACCTGTCGGGCGGCAACCAGCAGAAGATCAGCGTCGCCAAATGGCTGGCCGCCGGGGTCAAGGTGCTGATCGTCGACGAACCGTCGGTCGGCATCGACATCAAGACCAAGGCCGAGCTGCACCAGCTGCTGCGCGAGCTGTCGGAGACCGGCACGGCGATCCTGCTGATCACCAGCGATATGCCGGAGATGATCACGCTCGCCGACCGCATCGTGGTGATGAACGCCTATCGGATCGAAGGCGAGATCACCAACACCCGCGACTACCGGGCGATGAGCGAAGGGATCATGAACCTGATCCACCGGGTCGAGGCGGCTTGA
- a CDS encoding ABC transporter permease, which produces MGALSRYARTDWFGPLLVTALAIVIVGAFNPSFLSPLNIQVLLLAISINALIAFSQMIIIAVGQMNLSVGAIGGLAAISFAGMMQVWGLPAPVAAVLALLIGLGAGMVNGVFIAWTGISAFVITLASLSMFKGINLGITQAQPFYGIPDAVKAFGNTTFIDPLPWLVLPTALVAVGLWFLLNRQALGRFILAVGGNQHAAELSGISVGFTVVAAHAISGLLAALAGILLVARLQIGQPTIGDDWLILSFAAPVIGGAVLSGGHVSVSATLLGVVIVAIITQALVLFNIDPFLVQVVLGVLILWAVGINRLRELRLRKAAAAGA; this is translated from the coding sequence ATGGGTGCCCTCTCCCGCTACGCCCGCACCGACTGGTTCGGCCCGCTGCTGGTCACGGCGCTGGCGATCGTCATCGTCGGCGCCTTCAACCCGTCCTTCCTGTCGCCGCTGAACATCCAGGTGCTGCTGCTGGCGATCTCGATCAACGCGCTGATCGCCTTCTCGCAGATGATCATCATCGCGGTCGGCCAGATGAACCTGTCCGTCGGCGCCATCGGCGGCCTGGCGGCGATCAGCTTCGCCGGGATGATGCAGGTTTGGGGCCTGCCGGCACCGGTCGCGGCCGTGCTGGCGCTGCTGATCGGCCTCGGCGCCGGGATGGTGAACGGCGTGTTCATCGCCTGGACCGGGATCAGCGCCTTCGTCATCACCCTGGCCAGCCTGTCGATGTTCAAGGGCATCAATCTCGGCATCACCCAGGCCCAGCCCTTCTACGGCATCCCGGACGCAGTGAAAGCCTTCGGCAACACCACCTTCATCGACCCCCTGCCCTGGCTGGTGCTGCCGACGGCGCTGGTGGCGGTCGGCCTGTGGTTCCTGCTGAACCGCCAGGCGCTGGGCCGCTTCATCCTGGCGGTCGGCGGCAACCAGCACGCGGCGGAGCTGTCGGGCATCTCGGTCGGGTTCACCGTGGTGGCGGCCCATGCCATCTCCGGTCTGCTCGCCGCCCTGGCCGGCATCCTGCTGGTGGCGCGGCTGCAGATCGGCCAGCCGACCATCGGCGACGACTGGCTGATCCTGTCCTTCGCAGCACCGGTGATCGGCGGGGCGGTGCTGTCCGGCGGCCATGTCAGCGTGTCGGCGACACTGCTGGGCGTCGTCATCGTCGCGATCATCACCCAGGCCCTGGTGCTGTTCAACATCGACCCCTTCCTGGTCCAGGTCGTGCTCGGCGTCCTGATCCTGTGGGCGGTCGGCATCAACCGCCTGCGCGAGCTGCGGCTGCGCAAGGCCGCGGCGGCGGGAGCCTGA
- a CDS encoding ABC transporter permease, with amino-acid sequence MHAEDSAPSHAGSPQATPRAASGRPRFWLTNEFGLIVLIAVFVTAFGLLTPGFLSPFNLFALGRTAAINVMIGLSMMVVIVTGGLNLAVGAIGVCAAMACGWLIQDAGLPWPLGILGGLALGAALGVVNGWTIVRSGLHSFIITLASMSIFFGLMIFLTRGESYRELPAVFSGFGRLKFLGNTLSPLLLVAIIVAALLVVLYRFTVTGREMLAAGAKPEAAALSGIRVDRVFIYCHALSGLLAGIAALMLVARNGAALPSMAGQLGQDWLLPAFLGPVLGGTLLSGGRVSVAGTFLGAFLVTLLTSGLLLLQVGEFWVQAFLGLLLLLAVLMDMARRSFLARRRMV; translated from the coding sequence ATGCATGCCGAAGACAGTGCCCCGTCCCACGCAGGGTCACCGCAGGCGACGCCGCGCGCGGCGTCCGGCCGGCCGCGCTTCTGGCTGACCAACGAGTTCGGCCTGATCGTGCTGATCGCGGTGTTCGTCACCGCCTTCGGCCTGCTGACCCCCGGCTTCCTGTCGCCGTTCAACCTGTTCGCGTTGGGCCGCACCGCCGCGATCAACGTCATGATCGGCCTGTCGATGATGGTGGTGATCGTCACCGGCGGGCTGAACCTGGCGGTCGGCGCCATCGGCGTCTGCGCCGCCATGGCCTGCGGCTGGCTGATCCAGGATGCCGGCCTGCCCTGGCCGCTGGGGATCCTGGGCGGGCTGGCGCTGGGCGCGGCGCTGGGCGTGGTCAACGGCTGGACCATCGTCCGCTCCGGACTGCACAGCTTCATCATCACCCTGGCCAGCATGAGCATCTTCTTCGGGCTGATGATCTTTCTGACCCGGGGCGAGTCCTATCGCGAGCTGCCGGCGGTGTTCTCCGGCTTCGGGCGGCTGAAATTCCTGGGCAACACGCTGTCGCCGCTGCTGCTGGTGGCCATCATCGTCGCCGCCCTTCTGGTGGTGCTGTACCGCTTCACCGTGACCGGGCGCGAGATGCTGGCCGCCGGCGCAAAGCCGGAGGCGGCCGCCCTGTCCGGCATCCGCGTCGACCGCGTCTTCATCTATTGCCACGCGCTGTCGGGCCTGCTGGCCGGCATCGCCGCGCTGATGCTGGTGGCGCGCAACGGCGCCGCCCTGCCCTCGATGGCCGGGCAGCTGGGGCAGGACTGGCTGCTGCCCGCCTTCCTGGGCCCGGTGCTGGGCGGCACGCTCCTGTCCGGCGGGCGGGTGTCGGTGGCCGGCACCTTCCTCGGCGCCTTCCTGGTGACGCTGCTGACCAGCGGCCTGCTGCTGCTGCAGGTCGGCGAATTCTGGGTCCAGGCTTTCCTGGGCCTGCTGCTGCTCCTGGCCGTGCTGATGGACATGGCGCGCCGCTCGTTCCTGGCGCGCCGGAGGATGGTGTGA
- a CDS encoding sugar ABC transporter substrate-binding protein produces the protein MSRQVRRAVLAGLALLAGAGAAAADDTRVALVPGGPHPYFAAWEQAGKDAARDFKLAAADYKVPQKWELSTQNQLLESLVTQGYNAFLVFPGDPVGSVSTVAELADSGAPVIATAGCLKDPSEAQFCLGTDVGNSAYLGTKELLKAMAGKKRILHVTGFLVDPNTQLRIDAVEKAAKEEGAQVVQVIADIDAPEPAEEKINAYLAAHAADVDGIVSTAWVPSVVAANALRRIGDKRIQMVAIDHDEVVLKAIKDGFLHGTMLQNPYGQAYIGSHVVDRLRNGCTIKADAPWKTNALTSHFVDSGTVFVGADKVDTYVTAMQDITKTLLASFDTTYLNCNS, from the coding sequence ATGTCCCGACAGGTCCGGAGGGCCGTGCTGGCCGGCCTGGCGCTGCTGGCGGGGGCCGGAGCGGCCGCCGCCGACGACACCCGCGTCGCCTTGGTGCCCGGCGGGCCGCACCCGTATTTCGCCGCCTGGGAGCAGGCCGGCAAGGACGCCGCCCGTGACTTCAAGCTCGCCGCCGCGGACTACAAGGTCCCGCAGAAGTGGGAGCTGAGCACCCAGAACCAGCTGCTCGAGAGCCTGGTGACCCAGGGCTACAACGCCTTCCTCGTCTTCCCCGGCGACCCGGTCGGCAGCGTCAGCACCGTGGCCGAGCTGGCGGACAGCGGCGCCCCGGTGATCGCCACTGCCGGCTGCCTGAAGGACCCGTCCGAGGCGCAGTTCTGCCTCGGCACCGATGTCGGCAACTCCGCCTATCTCGGCACCAAGGAGCTGTTGAAGGCGATGGCCGGCAAGAAGCGGATCCTGCATGTCACCGGCTTCCTGGTCGACCCCAACACCCAGCTGCGCATCGACGCGGTGGAGAAGGCAGCGAAGGAAGAGGGCGCGCAGGTCGTGCAGGTGATCGCCGACATCGACGCGCCGGAGCCGGCGGAAGAGAAGATCAACGCCTATCTCGCCGCGCATGCCGCCGATGTCGACGGCATCGTCAGCACCGCCTGGGTGCCCTCGGTTGTCGCCGCCAACGCGCTGCGCCGGATCGGTGACAAGCGCATCCAGATGGTCGCCATCGACCATGATGAGGTGGTGCTGAAGGCGATCAAGGACGGCTTCCTGCACGGCACCATGCTGCAGAACCCGTACGGCCAGGCCTATATCGGCTCCCACGTCGTCGACCGGCTGCGCAACGGCTGCACGATCAAGGCCGACGCGCCGTGGAAGACCAACGCGCTGACCAGCCACTTCGTCGATTCCGGCACCGTCTTCGTCGGCGCCGACAAGGTCGACACCTATGTCACGGCGATGCAGGACATCACGAAGACCCTGCTGGCCAGCTTCGACACGACCTACCTGAACTGCAACTCGTAA
- a CDS encoding GntR family transcriptional regulator, protein MPIAAPTEDPPIAAAEPDEASGGLQAIRLRLDRRLPVADQVHEALRHAIVGVHLLPGTPISENSISRQFGVSRTPIRAAIQRLAEEGLIDVYPQQGSFVAPIRLGGIGDAHFVRRALEVAVLRETAEIWTPAMSAAARAVPAKQRVLLEAGDTDGFHAADEEFHHLLMSFANREGVWTTIQTAWTRLARFMRLFGSPDRLPLVIEEHLAIIDALDAGDAAEAEARLVYHVDRAFVLLDQLPERYRRYVVD, encoded by the coding sequence ATGCCGATCGCCGCACCAACCGAAGACCCGCCGATCGCCGCCGCCGAGCCGGACGAGGCGTCGGGCGGGTTGCAGGCGATTCGTCTCCGCCTCGACCGCCGCCTGCCGGTCGCCGACCAGGTGCATGAGGCGCTGCGCCACGCCATCGTCGGCGTCCATCTGCTGCCCGGCACCCCGATCAGCGAGAACAGCATCAGCCGGCAGTTCGGCGTGTCGCGCACGCCGATCCGCGCAGCGATCCAGCGGCTGGCGGAGGAGGGGCTGATCGACGTCTATCCGCAGCAGGGCAGCTTCGTCGCCCCGATCCGGCTCGGCGGCATCGGCGACGCGCATTTCGTGCGCCGGGCGCTGGAGGTGGCGGTGCTGCGCGAGACGGCGGAGATCTGGACCCCGGCGATGAGCGCCGCGGCCCGGGCGGTGCCGGCGAAGCAGCGGGTGCTGCTGGAAGCTGGCGACACCGACGGCTTCCACGCCGCGGACGAGGAGTTCCACCACCTGCTGATGAGCTTCGCCAACCGCGAGGGGGTGTGGACCACGATCCAGACCGCCTGGACCCGGCTGGCCCGCTTCATGCGGCTGTTCGGCAGCCCGGACCGGCTGCCGCTGGTGATCGAGGAGCATCTCGCGATCATCGACGCGCTGGACGCCGGTGACGCAGCGGAGGCCGAGGCGCGGCTGGTCTATCACGTCGATCGCGCCTTCGTGCTGCTCGACCAGCTGCCCGAGCGCTACCGCCGCTACGTGGTCGACTGA
- a CDS encoding mandelate racemase/muconate lactonizing enzyme family protein: protein MAKIVSVEVLQADLKPKVKRTDAVQAFELQETPMVRITDADGAVGTGYSYTIGTGGSSVARLLDDHLAPLLIGREADEIERIWRDLFYRVHATTVGALTSIALAAIDTALWDLRSRRTGIPLHRLAGGAKDSIQLYYTEGGWLHLDRAALVEEALQAKEKGFGGTKVKVGRPHVAEDMARLSAVREKVGDTWEIMTDANQGFTLDEAVRRVSRFQDVGIAWFEEPIHADDVRAHQRLAASTSVPIAVGESLYSISQFKDYLQGDACSIVQVDVGRIGGITPWLKVAHMAEAFNVPVCPHFLMELHLPLCCAVPNSRWLEYIPQLDLVTTEEIRIENGRAIPSEKPGLGIEWDWEALDRVIIHRSRHAGR from the coding sequence GTGGCCAAGATCGTTTCCGTCGAGGTCCTGCAGGCCGACCTGAAGCCCAAGGTCAAGCGCACCGACGCGGTGCAGGCCTTCGAGCTGCAGGAGACGCCGATGGTCCGCATCACCGATGCCGACGGCGCCGTCGGCACCGGCTACAGCTACACCATCGGCACCGGCGGCTCCTCCGTCGCCCGGCTGCTGGACGACCATCTGGCGCCGCTGCTGATCGGCCGCGAGGCGGACGAGATCGAGCGGATCTGGCGCGACCTGTTCTACCGGGTCCACGCCACCACGGTCGGGGCCTTGACCTCGATCGCGCTGGCCGCCATCGACACGGCGCTGTGGGACCTGCGCAGCCGCCGCACCGGCATCCCGCTCCACCGGCTGGCCGGCGGCGCCAAGGACAGCATCCAGCTCTATTACACCGAGGGCGGCTGGCTGCACCTGGACCGGGCGGCGCTGGTCGAGGAGGCGCTGCAGGCCAAGGAAAAGGGCTTCGGCGGCACCAAGGTGAAGGTCGGCCGGCCGCATGTCGCCGAGGACATGGCCCGCCTGTCGGCGGTGCGGGAGAAGGTCGGTGACACCTGGGAGATCATGACCGACGCCAACCAGGGCTTCACCCTGGACGAGGCGGTGCGCCGGGTGAGCCGCTTCCAGGATGTCGGCATCGCCTGGTTCGAGGAGCCGATCCACGCCGACGACGTGCGCGCGCATCAGCGGCTGGCGGCGTCGACCAGCGTGCCGATCGCGGTCGGCGAATCCCTGTACAGCATCTCGCAGTTCAAGGACTACCTGCAGGGCGACGCCTGCTCGATCGTCCAGGTCGACGTCGGCCGGATCGGCGGCATCACCCCCTGGCTGAAGGTCGCGCACATGGCCGAAGCCTTCAACGTCCCGGTCTGCCCGCATTTCCTGATGGAGCTGCACCTGCCGCTGTGCTGCGCCGTGCCGAACAGCCGCTGGCTGGAATACATCCCGCAGCTCGACCTCGTCACCACCGAGGAGATCCGGATCGAGAACGGCCGCGCCATCCCGTCGGAGAAGCCGGGGCTGGGCATCGAGTGGGACTGGGAGGCGCTGGACCGCGTCATCATCCACCGCAGCCGTCACGCCGGCCGATGA